A genome region from Gopherus flavomarginatus isolate rGopFla2 chromosome 9, rGopFla2.mat.asm, whole genome shotgun sequence includes the following:
- the LOC127057776 gene encoding uncharacterized protein LOC127057776 translates to MDSEVGVIISTVDEDSAEGEDDEEEEEEELAETTQHSILPNSQELFVTQTDLPSLPSQATSPDSEAMEGTSAANFSSLPTPSQRLAQIRRRKKRTRDEMFAEIVAVTCNERAHLGEWKDVVAKYRKDASEREDRRDQREDRRDARDEMWRQEDQRCRQEHQRWRDATLELLRDQTDILRRLDLQEEQRGHRLPLQPMFNHPQYSPCSISSTPRRVRTRGGRLSAPAHSTPVDSPIKRLSLH, encoded by the exons atggattccgaggtgggggttataatctcaaccgtggatgaggattcagcggagggggaagatgacgaggaggaagaggaggaagagcttgcagagaccacacagcactccattctccccaacagtcaggagctttttgtgacccagacggatttaccgtccctgccctcccaagccactagcccagacagtgaagccatggaagggacctctg ctgcaaatttttcaagcctccctactccatctcaaaggctagctcagataaggcggaggaagaagaggacacgagatgaaatgttcgcAGAAATCGTGGcagtaacctgcaatgaaagagctcatctgggggagtggaaggacgtggtagcaaagtacaggaaagatgccagtgaacgtgaggacaggagggaccaacgtgaggataggagagacgctcgagatgagatgtggcggcaggaagatcagaggtgtaggcaggaacatcagcggtggcgggatgcaacgctggagctgctgcgtgatcaaactgacatcctccgacgtctggatcttcaggaagagcagcggggtcacagactgccactccagcccatgtttaaccaccctcagtactcgccatgttccatatcttccacacccagacgtgtaagaacgcgtgggggaaggctttctgcacccgcccactccacccccgtggacagtccaatcaaaaggctgtcattacattga